From the genome of uncultured Methanobacterium sp.:
ACCACCTTTATGGCGGTGGGGGAGAAGATAAGATTCTGGAAGGGATTTGATATTATCATTACATTCTATGGCTTTCTGCAGTACCTTTTTCATATTCTGAAAAATTTGTTCCCATTCCTGTTTATTTAAAAGATCTGCACGGGTCACAGGATGCACTCCGCTCTGGTAGAGTATCTCATCAGCATATAAATTACCAATACCTGCTAAAAGGTTTTGGTTAAGGAGTAATGGTTTCATCATCCCTTTTCTGGACTTAAATATTTTCTGAAAATCTTCAAAATTTACTTCCAGGGCATCAGGACCCAATCCTTTACTTTCAATGAATTCTTCAGGATCAGGCGTCAGGCCCAGTTTACCAAATTTACGGGCATCATCAAAGGCCAAATAGTTACCACCAGAAAATTTTATTAATAAACGAGGATATTTGGAACTATTCTGGTTATCGTAGTGCAAATAGCCAGTCATTCCAAAATGCATTATGAGAAACAGGTCATTATCTAGTTTTCCAAAAAGATATTTCCCGTATCTAATGCTGTCTGTAAATTCATGCCCTTCCAATGCTTTTTCCATCTGGCGGCTACTGGTTTCCACCAGGATTTCCGGACTGATCATGTTCACCTTGGTTATTAGTTGGTGGAGGGCTGTCTTATCAAAGTAATTCTTAAATATCTCCACACTGGGTAGTTCAGGCATTTAGTCACCATTAAATTTCATTGTCACTTTTAGAGTTAATTACCATTTAGTTTAGAGTTTATAAAAAAAGTTCTTTGGGGTAGATTTATTCAAAATAAATCTTTAGTAGATTTCTAGGTAACTTTCTAGGTAACTTCTAGTAAATTGACTTTAAACTAGTTTCAAAAATAGTAATTTCAAATGGAGGACTTGAATTACATATTAAATTGGACTTTTAGATTAAACTTCAAGCAAAAATTTGACTTTTAAGGAAATTAATATTAACTACAATAATATTGGCTTGAATACGATACTTAAAAAAAGAAAAGAAAAAAGGAGGTAAGGGGGGTTGAAAGTGGATTTTTGGAGGGTGTTAGACTGCTTTTTCTCCCCTTTCTCCTGTTCTGATACGGACAACGTCTTCTACCGGTGAGATGAATATTTTCCCATCTCCTATATCCCCGGTCTGTGCTGTTTCTACTATTGATTTAACAACACTGTCTGCATCTTCATCGGCTACGATGATCTCCAGACGGGTTTTGGGTAGCATGTCGATCCGGTAATCACTCCCTCTGTAACTTTCAGTGATGCCTAGTTGTCTTCCACGACCTTTTACTTCGGTCACGGTGATTCCGTTGCATCCTATTGTTTCGAGGGCATCTTTAACTTCATCTAATTTGTTTGGTCGAATTATGGCCACTATTTCTTTCATCATATCGCCTCTGCTTGCGCATATTTATTTAAATCCTGTAACCGGTTTCCTCGTGTTGAGTGATATCCAGTCCTTCGATTTCTTCTTTTTCTTCCACGCGCAGTCCCATGACAATGTCAATGATTTTACCTATTATCAGGGTGGCAACAAAGCTGTAGGCAGCTACTATGGCTATTGCAACGATTTGGGTCACAATCTGTCCAGGGTTACCGTAGAATACTCCGGTTCCCAGGGAGTTGATGAATGGTGCTGCGAATAAACCTGTGGCCAGTGCACCCCATAAACCAGACATACCGTGTATACCGAATACATCCAGGGCATCGTCGTAACCCAATTTTGGTTTCAGGTAGCTTATGGCTAAGTATGAGACTACACTGGTTACCAGACCGATTATAACTGCAGCTTGTAAGGTTACGAAACCTGCTGCAGGGGTTATTGCAACTAATCCTGCGATTGCACCGGATATTGCTCCCAGTATGGTTGGTTTACCGGTTTTGAGGTAGTCGATTATTACCCAGGAGATCATTGCTGCGGCAGTGGCAGTGTTGGTGTTGATGAAAGCTTGACCTGCCAGTCCACCCGCACTTAGGGCTGAACCTGCGTTGAATCCAAACCAGCCGAACCATAGTAATGCGGCACCAATAACGGAGTAACCGAGGTGGTGTGGTAGTAATTTGGTGTCTTTCCTTTTACCTAGTAACAGGGCCAGGGCCAAGGCAGCTACACCAGAGTTGATGTGTACAACGGTACCACCAGCGAAGTCCAGTGCACCCCATTGGAACAGGAATCCTCCACCCCATACCCAGTGGGCTATAGGTACATATACTAAACTTAACCATGCAATGGAGAACACTATCCATGAAGATACTTTCATTCTTCCC
Proteins encoded in this window:
- a CDS encoding DNA-formamidopyrimidine glycosylase family protein yields the protein MPELPSVEIFKNYFDKTALHQLITKVNMISPEILVETSSRQMEKALEGHEFTDSIRYGKYLFGKLDNDLFLIMHFGMTGYLHYDNQNSSKYPRLLIKFSGGNYLAFDDARKFGKLGLTPDPEEFIESKGLGPDALEVNFEDFQKIFKSRKGMMKPLLLNQNLLAGIGNLYADEILYQSGVHPVTRADLLNKQEWEQIFQNMKKVLQKAIECNDNIKSLPESYLLPHRHKGGECPEGEKLETIKVGGRTTFLCPHRQMIKEDIG
- a CDS encoding ammonium transporter gives rise to the protein MDPVLNSGDTAWMLISTALVMLMTVPGVALFYGGLSKKVNVLNTMFMSLIAFSIASIVWVLYGYQFAFGADMLGGLIGNPSNLLFSGIGVDQLSTLAPTIPETVYIAFQMTFAAITVALVSGAVVGRMKVSSWIVFSIAWLSLVYVPIAHWVWGGGFLFQWGALDFAGGTVVHINSGVAALALALLLGKRKDTKLLPHHLGYSVIGAALLWFGWFGFNAGSALSAGGLAGQAFINTNTATAAAMISWVIIDYLKTGKPTILGAISGAIAGLVAITPAAGFVTLQAAVIIGLVTSVVSYLAISYLKPKLGYDDALDVFGIHGMSGLWGALATGLFAAPFINSLGTGVFYGNPGQIVTQIVAIAIVAAYSFVATLIIGKIIDIVMGLRVEEKEEIEGLDITQHEETGYRI
- a CDS encoding P-II family nitrogen regulator, giving the protein MKEIVAIIRPNKLDEVKDALETIGCNGITVTEVKGRGRQLGITESYRGSDYRIDMLPKTRLEIIVADEDADSVVKSIVETAQTGDIGDGKIFISPVEDVVRIRTGERGEKAV